TTGAAGCGAAACCTGCCTCCTGTTTCGCTGCCCGCTGTTGCCAGGATTTGGGGCGGCTCCGGAGCGAGCCGCCGAGATTTTTCCCCCCCGGTTCCCAGGGCtttggggcggggggcggcggggccgtaCCTGGAGGCATCCCGGCGTGTCCTGGATCTGCACGGCGACGTGCTCCCCATCCAGGCGCACCAGGCGGGAGTAGAGGCTGCCGGTGTTGGGCTCGTAGTCCCCGATGAAGCGCTTGGTCAGGAAGCGCACGATGAGAGCTGGAAGAGAGGGGCTCGTTAGGACGGACGGAGGGACAAAAGGCGACAaggggggacagggaggggacaggCGGGGACAACCCGGAGCGGAGCAGCCCCGCACTCACCGCTCTTGCCGACGCCGCGGGCGCCCAGCACGGCCAGCCGCACCTCGCcgcccggcggccccggggcgcaCTCGGCGATGGGCGCCAGCAGGAAGGGCTGCGACATGCTCGGCAGGCGCATGGAGGGGCTCGGctgggctcggctcggctcagcCCGACTCGGCTCGGCCTCAGCCGCCGCCTTTTAAAGGCTCCGGCCGCGGCTCCGTGCGCGGCACCGCCCCGGCTGCAGCGCCCGGCCCCCGGGCGCCTCTCCCCGCCTTCCCCATCCTTCCATCGCCTCCTTCCCCAAAGGCCCCCGCTGCTCTGGGTCAAGCTGTGGGACCCCACGGCACTGCCCCGGGAAGGTTTTGGGGGTTGTGGTTAGGTTTGGGGTGCACCTTCACCCCGCGGGATGTGTCATCCCCGCAGCCGGGGATGGAGATGGGAAAGGAGGGGAATGATTTGGGCTTGGATCTCAGCTCTACAGCTGGATATATGAAAGAAGGGGAATGATTTGGGATTGGATCTCAGGTCTGTAGCTGGATACATCCCTCTACAGTCGGTGTAGAAAGCCCAGCTTGCAGGTCAAGCCCAAGCCAGCCCCGAAACTGAAGCGCTCTATCAGCCCCCAGAGTGTGGATTAAGCCCTTCGCTTTTTAGGAGTGGAGGAAACTTGAAAAGGGAAAGGATCGCACAGCCCAGCAGGTAAATTAGCCTCAAGCCTGCTAACAGCTGGGTGCACGCTCCCATCTCTGTGCAAACCGTTGCCTTGGCTCCTGCAAAATCGCTTGTGCGGtgtgctgcttctccagcatgTGAGTGTTTACGagtgaaataattcatttaggggatgctttggttttgttattaCCTGGGAGATAACACAAGGAAGCAGGAAACAACACGGAGGTGCCAGCCAGGGAGCAGGCTGGTGCCAAGGGAGATGCTGTAGGCTCCCCATTGTTCACAGGCACCCTTTGCACACTGGGCACTGAGACTCTCCATCCCCtttcacagaatgttagggattggaagggaccttgaaagatcacctagtccaatccCTTTCCAGTGGAGCACAGCTCTCAGCTCCATGGGATGACAACAggtcatgtttttctttactttctcttgccctccctcctgctttctCCCCAGGTCCAGGCAAAAACCATGCCTGCTCAGCACTTCTTGGGAAACCTCCAGTGACATGAAAAGTCAGGATGAGGGCACTAGAACATCACCAGCTCTGCTCTACCACAGCAAAAGTGACCCCAGGGTAAGTAACCCTGGCACCACAGACCACAAGGATGGTCAGAACAGCACCCACTTCCCAGGGGCACAGTCCCACAGCGGGCAGGGACCCAGCACCCCCCAAAGTTGTGCCCCAACTGAGTTCTCCTCTTGTGTCCCATAAATCCCAGAGTTTTTCTACCCAATAAAGAAGCCACATGGATCTTTAGCTGGTCATACATGATTCACAGCAGTTTACACCCTCAGTTAAGGCTGTGGAGGAAGTGCTGTGTATTATTTGTGTTACTCCGGTGCCCAAGAGCCCCTGCAAGAACATTGAGGCaatttttcccctcagaaagCGATTGCCTCTAAAATCTCTACACCAACACTCCCTGTCACGccagttttccttttgtaaacaAGATTTTCTTCCATCGCTAAAAGCTTTTGGTTTCCAAAGGTTCATGCTATTGTCATCCTCTCCCATTGTCATGCGCCGCTTGTCTCTGGCCTTGTACACAAACAGGGGCTATTTTAAAACGTTTCTTTATAAAAGAGCTATCAGAGTACATTCAGCGTGCCCTTGAAAGAGGGGCGTTAAAACGAGCCTGTTCCAGGCAGATGACTGCCAGGCGCTGGGAGCTGTGAAAGCAGGGAGCATTGAATGCCACCCCCAAACACCCAGCTCCTCGGCCCTGGGCGGCTGTGGAGCTCACGCTGCCTTCCCGATGCCACGCACTCCCAAAGGGTGAGCGGTGATGGTCATTTGCACGGACCTAAGCAGGGACCACCATCAAGGAACTCGTTTCAGGGAGCAACGTGAGCACATCACTCAGTGAAGCAGTTGGGGCTCGGGTTCTTTATGAGAGCCCTTGTTCTGTGGGCCAAGTGCTCCCCAGGCTCTACGGGTTCAAATCTGCTCCAAGGAGCCCTCCATCCCTCGGCTGCAGCTCCCACGTGGAAGCACCGCTCTGTACTTCCACCCACCCCACACAGATGTCCCATGCCCCAGCACTATGGTCCCTGTAAGGCCTTTGGTGCCAGTCCCACCTGAAATCCCAATCACGCAGGACACCCCGGTGCTGCCTGACCCCCACCCCTGTTCCAGGCTCTGGGAACACTCAGGTACCCTGGGAGACGTAGGGGGGCTCACTTTGGCAGCTACAGCAGGGAGGGCATTGTGAGGGCCTCTGGAGCTCCTTTCTCCACCAAGAAAGGAGATGCAGTGCTCCTCCGCAAGTCTTCACCAATGGTATAGACTCCAGGCTGGTTCTGATATGGAAATCCCAGAGGCTACAACTTGATCCTTATATATGTCTAGGTACTGCATCCACTGAGGTAGATGCACTGCCACAAAATGCAACACGCCAAAAATTGTGGGGTTGCTGGCACAATGCTGCCATAAAAGGGGAAGTTTGCAGCAGTACGATGTCCCCTGCACTGTGGGAGACCCTAAGAGCACTCCTGAACCGTGAGGTACTGCCCATACAAACAACAAGCCCAGTTTAGTCGTGTCCTTTCTCCCCACACCAAAAATTATGGGAACCACTGCACCTCGTGGTCTCTGCAGGGACACATGGGACAGCGAGGATCACTTTTGCTGGCAGGTGTAGCCACGCAGCTCTTGGCGTCCTCTGGGCCAGTTGGGCCACCCCGACACAGCACCCACCTGGGACACAGGAGACAGCTCAGCCCTCACCTCTGAATTGGGCTCCTGAACAGAGACCAAGCACCGCGTGGAAGTGCAATGGCTTGGGCTAACCCACAAGCACTTCACTCTCTACACGTTGTACAGGGGCAATGCGACCACCAGCTCCAGCTCGCAGGTCTGATGTGTAACATCCCACTGAGAGTAAGTTGAAGGGGCGAACTTGCAACTCCAAACATAAACAAATATGCCTCACCCACCCAGAGAGGCGCACTGAAATCAGAGATCagtcccctccccagcagttTGCAACTTACGTACACacctaaaattattttcttctatcaAGGAGGCACTTCAGTTTAGGAGCTAGTTTCATGACAGCCACTTCTTCAACAGCTGCTCAATTCGCAGATCTCTCTCTTTTGTCAGGACTGTGCAAAAACAGGACAGCTAAACACATGCAAAGCAAACTTCTACAGCAGATACTGAGGTCTGCGAGTACCCAAGCTGTGCTTCTCCAAACCTGAGATCATCAGGAAAACCACCACTCCACCCACAGCAACTAAAAGGCAGCCCCTATAAACCCGAGTCAGGCCAAACCTTTGTCAGTTTGTCCTTCTTCCAAACATTGGAAGAAACCTAAAAAGACTCTTCCTACACAAACCCAACCTCATTTTCAGTCAGTTCTGGGAACCCAGACCGAGGGAagcatcccctccctcccctcccagcccacaGGTTCCAAATACGCACTTATGAGCATCTACCATCTGCAGTGACCTTGGAAATACAGAGGCTAAGTGGAAAACTTGTAATCCACAGGGTCTCCAGAAGAACAGCTCTTAAACAAGACCTCTGCATACTGCCTGTTCCTATTATCCCTAATTGAAGAAGTTCCAGAAGTTGAAAGCTATCCACCACTTAATTCGTGCTTGTTAAACTTTTCATCATGGTGCTAGTTAATCCACTTGAATCTTGACAGGGaagcacaaaacaaatacagaagcaaGGTAACTTCGACAAGCATGCATCAGAGGAGGAATGAATGAAAATTGATGAAAATATCAGCACCAAAGATCACACCCACAAAAGCCTCCCACTTAACTCCTTCAGATGCAAAGCCTGACGGAAAATGCTTATCCTGCTggacaaatatttattttaaattgctgttgAAGTTCACAAGCCAAATAAGCTGATAAAGGTCTAAGGTTAGTATACACTTCTGACTGCTCCAAGAAAACCGCACTTGATCATAAGAACCAAGTGCATGAATCAGTAAAAGTTAAGACAGATTCATCAACCTTGTTTTGGGTGATGGTGGTGCACACCATGCCTAACACACCATGTCAAAACCCAGCACTAACACCCTTTATCAATCTGCTAAGAGGTAGGAGTTGTTCCACCTCCTGAAAGGCACCTGAAGCGTTAGGTTAAACATGCATCAATCCCTTAATTTCTAAGCAGCCTGTATGCAGCTTGAAACTTCTGCTTAAAACGCCTCAGAATTAAGAGAAAAGCAAACCTCAACTCTCCATTTATTACTCCCCCCAAAAATAGTTGTCCTACAACTGAGTATTCAGTAATTTTCAATAATTGACACCTACAAAGTGCTTGAGATCACTAGCTTCTCTGCTATTTTACTCTCTACATGTGGATGTTAGTTTTACATCATTTACTTGAGGTAGCTACGCAGTGCCTTACATCAGACTTAGGAATGTAAAAGATAATCCAAAACTGTAACGAAGCTATGCTTGAGTTCATGCATTTTCAAAGCTAAGCACGTTGCCTTCGGCAGATTCTTCAGCAAGCTCCAAACAGAACTTAAACAACAGCATTGGTTAGCTCGCAGCTGGCTATTCTTCCGTTCAAACACTGGGCGACTAGCACCGGGTTTTTGTGAAGCATTACTGGAGTTAATTGGATGAGAGCAATGCGTTAGGACATCCAGACAGACATTTAGAACCAACAGACAGGCAATAAACATACGAAATTCAAGTGCTGAACTATGCCAgccaattaaataaataaattaataaagtgACAAAGGCACTGTTTTGACATAAAAGCTTTGTTACTGAACTACTCTTTTCCAAGAATGCTTATTGGCCTGGGGATGCTCTAAAAATTCCTTTACACATTACAGTCGTGAAACAGAAGCCCGCccacagccttttttttaaggagttgttttcaaaaactattttcttcaaGTGACACTGTACAGTTCTTGCTATACGCTTTCAGTCCGTCGGTGAAATATTCGATGTCCTCACTTATTACCCCACTAGGTAATTAAAGAAGAATGATTACCATTGAGCATTAGCAAGTTTCGGTGTCCCTAAGATTTATGGTCTATGTAAGTGACCAAACTGAGCAGCAAAAGCTGCCAATGATTTAAATGACCAACTATCACGTAAAGCAAGATAAATAAACTTCAATTAAAAGAAGCTTTCTGAAGAATCTGttcaataaaaaatacttaaaggAATCAGCCACAATTGCATACACTTGTCCAAAAACAGAtctttaatttatctttttttaaatgttcattaTGCCATGAATTCATAGGGAATtggctccagcagctctggatCCTTCCCATTAGTTCTCACGAAGTGCGCTTCCcttggtggagcaggctgtaaacgaaaaaagaaagaacttgtAACACTGAAACTCAGAAGTAGCCttacacaaaattaattttgacacTTAATACATTACTATATAAACATTACAGCAATTTTATCATTCCTTGTCTCcttaaaatttgtttcaaagattagctgcaaaaaaaatgatctgCTAGAAAATTTACTTGTCTTCCACTGCTGAATGAAGAAAACTACACCTCATCCTCTGCAATTTACTAATCTAAGTTAACGAGAAGTGATGTAGCCTGGAGTTCTAGAAGAAACAGCTGTTACTTTCTCTAAATGTCTAGTTATTCTTTCTTAAAGGGTTTTAAcagaaactgcagcagctgaatTCCACTAAACCAAAGACAATATCACTCCTAGAAATCAGCCAAAGCTCCTGCTCCAGATTAGCAACCCTCTACAGCAATATCTGAACAGGAAGCATCTGGCCCTTTGTTCCCAGCCAAGGACTTCCATTTTCATCCAGGGACAGTGCACATCTGTTCAGGCACCAAATATTACAGCTCAGATGCAGACAAGCTGCATGCTGTCACTCTActctaaatgaagaaaaagaaggaaccTCCtacaaaaagaacacaaactaAGTGAGGCTGGTAGCAGACACCTGTAACACAATCTGCAACAGACCTGGGTTTTTCAGAGTACTGTAAGCagtttcattaactttttttttttttttttaaaaacaaataagttCAGTTTGCAGCATCAcgttttgttgttttggaagAGAATAACATTTTAGTCAACTAGTTTGGTTCTAGGTGgtttacccccccccccaactgaATCAACAATGCATCAACTACAATAAAAATACTACCTGGCGTTTCAGTTGAACccaaatgcctttttcttttgcttcctttttcttcttctcattcTCCTTCACACGCTGCAGAAAGCTGTCTCTGCTCTTGGAATGTTTAATATGCTCAATACGCACATTAATTCTCTTGGCTAGAATCTTACCcctaagaaaagaaatcaggTTTTAATCTACTGCACTTGCAAAAAGGCCATTTCAAGGCCGGCGTTACGGCATTTCCTTAAGTAACTCCATAAGCTCAATTACAGATCAGTTTTCTTTAAGTGGCAATCACTCAGAATACATTGCTGCAGATGCAAATCAGAGTTAATTTACGTAACTGAAAGCTTATTAATATATAACAATATGCTGACAATTTAGCATTAAATTGCAGgagaacaaattatttcaacCTTAACCTTGTAGCATACAGACAAGTAACTATTACCACTGTACTTCAGtctcatttcaggaaaaaagtaGTATCTTTTTCTGACTAAATTGTACAAAAAGACGAATACAGCtgcaaaatagtattttaaaaagccttcaATATAAATGTGAAAGTCAGCTGATAATCCCCATTAGGTAACGTCACTAAGTGCTGCTCAGAAGAATAAAGAACTGTTTCCTCTGACAGGATCCAAGTCAAATGACCATCATTTGCTTGGGTTTTAAAAGGAGATACACTTTACCCACCTTGAATGACcaatcaagacaaaaaaaatgtctaaCTGGCAAAGTGAAAGGAGGGTGCCATTACAGACCAACTTCCCCCAACACAAAGTTTAGATGCTCAGAACTTCATTACTTACTTAACCTTCTTGTTAACAATAACGCCCACAGCGTGCTGCGTAACATTATATACCCTTCCAGTCTTGCCATGGTAACACTTGTGGGGCATACCTTGTTGAACAGTACCCATACCCTGTTAAGAGGTAAAATGAGAATGAAGCCTAAACTTTACCTTAAAAACATTCAAGCAATGTCAAGGGCTTTCCATTCAGAAGTTAATTAAAGCACAAATATCACATTACTCaagactgatttaaaaacacTCCTATTTTGTTCATACCTTAGAATTTCTAGCCACACATTTTGTATCTGAAGACTACCAAATTCTTTTATGACTATTCTGTTGCTTTCAGCGTCGGTGAAATGATTCGATCACTTTGTTTTTAGCAAGCAATCACAGGGGACAATCATCATCAAGCTCCAGAATGTCAAGAAGTGGTAATTCCTGAATGCTACAGTTCTCcaggagttttaaaaaaaataaaaaattacacttCAACCTCTGTGAGTTATGAAAACTCAGCATTTCAAATTGAAATTAAAGGATTCAACAGAGTAGGAAATCTTAGTGAAACGTTCAAATTTAATAGTTTCATGCTTCAAGTATGGCTCATTTTTAATGACAAGTCCTAGAAAATAACGATTAATGGAAAATGATGCTGCATAAGCCACGCAGCATGAACTATAGCTCTTCCAAACAGCAGGTGCAAATCAGGCAAAACAGTATCTACTAGAATGACAGGTGGGGTTCCTGCGAGCTACCAGGCACCATGCAGCAACCCAAGTATTAGATATTGCATATTTCACTCACTTTTTTCAGCTGAGCACACAGTAACAGAGCACAGCCTAATATGTATCGCAAATACAAAGTACATGACACTGAAGCATTAATATTGGCTCAATAGCATTGACATTCCAGTACTGCTCCAAAACAAGCCGCTACTTGTGTTG
This is a stretch of genomic DNA from Cygnus atratus isolate AKBS03 ecotype Queensland, Australia chromosome 1, CAtr_DNAZoo_HiC_assembly, whole genome shotgun sequence. It encodes these proteins:
- the RPL21 gene encoding 60S ribosomal protein L21, whose protein sequence is MTNTKGKRRGTRYMFSRPFRKHGVVPLATYMRIYKKGDIVDIKGMGTVQQGMPHKCYHGKTGRVYNVTQHAVGVIVNKKVKGKILAKRINVRIEHIKHSKSRDSFLQRVKENEKKKKEAKEKGIWVQLKRQPAPPREAHFVRTNGKDPELLEPIPYEFMA